In the Larimichthys crocea isolate SSNF chromosome XXI, L_crocea_2.0, whole genome shotgun sequence genome, one interval contains:
- the LOC104932994 gene encoding ceramide kinase, which yields MERPSRQLLLSELRIRNTAYDVSLSRSLLTWKRRVSSPVYHPFRPSVCHSVSVSEIISVREEEEESSSRQRDDGSWKKIKEREGKDCRQAFTVLYVERSRQHRWRCAEVTFMCPDEALCQRWVSSIREQLNAIASRPKRLLVYINPYGGKRQGKHIYEQKVAPLFAQAGISTHVIVTEYANYARDHLKTEAELKTFDGVVCVGGDGMFSEIIHGLIWRTQIDGGVDPNCPEESLLPCSLRIGIIPAGSTDCICFATVGTNDPVTSALHIIVGDSQPMDVCSVHHNNTFLRYSVSLLGYGFYGDVLTDSERKRWMGPARYDLSGVKMFLTHHYYEGTVSYLPARGIVGTPRDAARCRSGCVVCQHNGQLLSEKAERYKVDEASDNESDGEWRTIRGKFLAINAASMSCACPRSPKGLSPAAHLADGTTDLILVRKCSRFNFLRHLLRHTSKDDQFDLTFVEVHRVRRFRFTPRHCQSDSDLELDLQEHGKRQIFSQICRDHPACSCAPAYSSWNCDGEILTHTAIDVRVHCQLIKLFARGIEEPTVFEDLTNPCAI from the exons ATGGAGAGGCCGAGCAGGCAGCTGCTTCTGTCCGAGCTCCGCATCAGAAACACCGCGTATGATGTGAGCCTGAGCCGGTCCCTGCTCACCTGGAAGAGACGGGTTTCCAGCCCGGTGTACCACCCGTTTAGACCCA gtgtgtgccACAGTGTGTCGGTGTCAGAGATCATCTCTGTccgagaggaagaggaagagagcagcagcagacaaagagaCGATGGCAGCTGGAAAAAgatcaaagagagagaagggaaggactgcaggcaggccttcacag tgttgtaCGTGGAGAGGTCTCGGCAGCACCGCTGGCGGTGTGCTGAGGTTACCTTCATGTGTCCAGATGAGGCACTGTGTCAACGCTGGGTCAGCAGCATTAGAGAGCAGCTTAACGCTATCG CCAGCAGACCAAAACGCCTGCTGGTCTACATCAATCCGTACGGCGGGAAGCGTCAGGGCAAACACATCTACGAGCAGAAGGTCGCCCCGCTGTTTGCCCAGGCAGGCATCTCCACACACGTCATCG TGACGGAGTACGCCAACTATGCAAGAGATCACCTGAAGACGGAGGCGGAGCTGAAGACATTTGATGG ggtggtgtgtgttggaggggACGGCATGTTCAGTGAGATCATCCACGGGCTGATCTGGAGGACGCAGATCGACGGCGGTGTGGATCCAAACTGTCCAGAGGAAAGTCTGCTGCCCTGCTCACTTCGCATTGGAATCATTCCTGCAG GTTCAACAGACTGTATCTGCTTCGCCACTGTGGGCACCAACGACCCCGTGACCTCTGCACTGCACATCATTGTTG GAGACTCTCAGCCGATGGACGTGTGTTCGGTTCACCACAACAACACGTTCCTGCGATACTCCGTCTCCCTGCTGGGATACGGTTTCTATGGAGACGTTTTAACTGAcagtgagaggaaaagatggaTGGGGCCAGCGAGATACGACCTCTCAG GTGTGAAGATGTTCCTGACTCATCATTACTATGAAGGAACGGTGTCCTACCTGCCAGCCAGAGGCATCGTAGGAACACCGCGGGATGCCGCCAGGTGTCGATCTGG CTGTGTGGTTTGTCAGCACAACGGGCAGCTGCTTTCAGAAAAAGCTGAGAGGTACAAGGTGGATGAAGCATCAGACAACG AGAGTGACGGCGAGTGGAGGACAATCCGAGGGAAGTTCCTGGCTATTAATGCTGCCAGTATGAGCTGTGCTTGTCCTCGCAGCCCCAAAGGCCTCTCACCTGCTGCTCACCTGGCTGATGGCACCACTGACCTCATCCTGGTCCGAAAATGTTCCCGCTTCAACTTTCTCAGACACCTCCTCCGACACACCAGCAAAGATGACCAG TTTGATCTGACATTCGTTGAGGTCCACCGGGTGCGACGTTTCCGCTTCACACCACGTCACTGCCAGAGCGACTCAGACCTGGAGCTGGATCTGCAAGAACATGGTAAACGCCAAATCTTCAGCCAGATCTGCCGAGACCATCCGGCTTGCAGCTGTGCCCCCGCCTACAGCAGCTGGAACTGCGATGGCGAGATCCTGACCCACACGGCCATCGACGTCAG AGTGCACTGCCAGTTGATCAAGCTGTTTGCACGAGGGATCGAGGAACCAACAGTGTTTGAGGATCTCACTAACCCCTGTGCAATATAG